One genomic region from Croceicoccus sp. YJ47 encodes:
- the lipB gene encoding lipoyl(octanoyl) transferase LipB: MPASAQDGIEWRHSYEQVAYRDALAEMEVRNAAIRDGARELIWMLEHPPVYTAGTSAKDADLLDPRFDVVKAGRGGQFTYHGPGQRIGYVLLDLSRRARDVRGFVHALEGWVIDTLADFDVESWRAEGRIGIWTRDIDGREAKIGAIGVRVRKWVTMHGFSVNLSPDLTHFTGIVPCGISEFGVTSLERLGRAVSAREWDEAMGRHSETFLSALDRKCPTE; this comes from the coding sequence ATGCCCGCCTCCGCACAGGACGGGATCGAATGGCGCCATAGCTATGAGCAGGTCGCCTATCGCGATGCGCTGGCCGAGATGGAGGTCCGCAATGCCGCGATTCGCGACGGCGCGCGCGAGCTGATCTGGATGCTCGAACATCCGCCCGTCTATACCGCGGGGACCAGCGCGAAGGATGCCGATCTGCTCGACCCGCGATTCGACGTGGTGAAGGCCGGGCGCGGCGGGCAATTCACCTATCACGGGCCGGGGCAGCGGATCGGATACGTCCTGCTCGACCTCAGCCGCCGGGCGCGCGACGTGCGCGGTTTCGTGCATGCGCTCGAAGGGTGGGTGATCGACACGCTGGCCGATTTCGATGTCGAAAGCTGGCGGGCGGAGGGACGCATCGGCATCTGGACCCGCGACATCGACGGGCGCGAGGCGAAGATCGGCGCGATCGGCGTGCGCGTGCGCAAATGGGTGACGATGCACGGGTTCAGCGTGAACCTGTCGCCCGATCTTACCCATTTCACCGGCATCGTGCCCTGCGGCATCAGCGAATTCGGCGTGACCAGCCTCGAACGGCTCGGCCGCGCGGTGTCGGCGCGCGAATGGGACGAGGCGATGGGGCGGCACAGCGAAACGTTTCTCTCCGCGCTGGACCGCAAATGCCCGACGGAGTAA
- a CDS encoding DUF2254 domain-containing protein → MTAHLRSFLAAINASYWFYPALFSILAFVLALVTIMLDRSFAAEMISNTKYLVPARPDGASTMLQVIASTTIGVAATVFSITIAAVAYASGTYGPRLLTNFMEDKGNQLSLATFIGTFVYSVMVLRVVRAEDEAAASAQAAASDGLPGFVPQLSLLVATGLMLASIAVLVFFLNHIPDSIRINTVLKQIGERLIRQIKHRFPHNGSDIEQPEPPDGKIVSVTSAGYIEIIDFSGLEDIAKRTDSVIVLKAEAGDFVHPPMALVQIAADDPDDTLIEEILGCFVLSGLRTPTQDLGFLLDELVEIALRALSPGINDPFTAMTALHWIGAATAELGGRVLADSPNDDRAQSTDRRVIPIMTGFDGYVAAGFGAARSVVATSRKATFAMFDAMQNCASALNNRDRVQVLLKEGDLLMSQAADALSGPDLAEVHDRHLAFRANLSNNRQAAD, encoded by the coding sequence GTGACCGCGCATCTCCGCTCCTTTCTGGCCGCGATCAATGCCAGCTACTGGTTCTATCCGGCGCTGTTCTCGATCCTCGCCTTCGTGCTGGCGCTGGTGACGATCATGCTCGATCGCAGCTTTGCGGCCGAGATGATCTCGAACACCAAATATCTCGTGCCCGCCCGCCCCGACGGCGCCAGCACCATGCTCCAGGTGATCGCCAGCACGACGATCGGCGTCGCCGCGACGGTGTTTTCGATCACCATCGCCGCCGTCGCCTATGCCAGCGGAACCTACGGCCCCCGCCTTCTCACCAATTTCATGGAGGACAAGGGCAATCAGCTTTCGCTTGCCACCTTCATCGGCACCTTCGTCTATTCGGTGATGGTGCTGCGCGTGGTCCGGGCGGAGGACGAGGCCGCCGCCTCGGCGCAGGCCGCCGCGTCCGATGGCCTGCCGGGTTTCGTGCCGCAATTGTCCCTGCTGGTCGCGACCGGACTGATGCTGGCATCGATTGCGGTGCTGGTGTTCTTCCTCAACCATATTCCCGATTCGATCCGCATCAACACCGTGCTGAAACAGATCGGCGAGCGGCTCATCCGGCAGATCAAGCATCGCTTTCCCCACAACGGCTCGGACATCGAACAGCCCGAACCGCCCGATGGCAAGATCGTGTCGGTCACTTCGGCCGGCTATATCGAGATCATCGATTTTTCCGGGCTGGAGGACATTGCGAAGCGCACCGATTCGGTCATCGTGCTGAAGGCGGAAGCAGGCGATTTCGTGCACCCGCCGATGGCGCTGGTGCAGATTGCCGCCGACGACCCGGACGATACGCTGATCGAGGAGATTCTTGGCTGTTTTGTGCTGTCGGGCCTGCGCACGCCGACGCAGGATCTGGGCTTTCTGCTCGACGAGCTGGTCGAGATTGCCCTGCGCGCGCTGTCGCCGGGGATCAACGACCCGTTCACCGCGATGACGGCGCTGCACTGGATCGGGGCGGCCACGGCGGAGCTGGGCGGGCGGGTGCTCGCCGATTCGCCCAATGACGACCGTGCGCAGTCGACCGACCGGCGCGTCATCCCGATCATGACCGGGTTCGACGGCTATGTCGCGGCGGGGTTCGGCGCGGCGCGGTCCGTCGTCGCGACCAGCCGGAAGGCGACCTTCGCCATGTTCGACGCGATGCAGAATTGCGCCAGCGCGCTCAACAATCGCGACCGCGTGCAGGTCCTGTTGAAGGAAGGCGACCTGTTGATGAGCCAGGCCGCCGATGCGTTGAGCGGGCCGGACCTTGCCGAGGTGCACGACCGGCACCTCGCCTTCCGCGCGAACCTCAGCAACAATCGGCAGGCCGCGGACTAG
- the nadA gene encoding quinolinate synthase NadA, whose translation MTAQPRENLTGMDLREEIEKLRKERNAVILAHYYQKPEIQDIADFVGDSLELSKKAAATDAEVIAFCGVKFMADTAKILSPEKIVVLPDLDAGCSLEDSCPPDKFRAFREAHPDHIALTYINCSTEVKALSDVIVTSSSAETILQQIPEDQKIIFGPDRHLGGYLNRKFGRDMLLWPGVCIVHEAFSETELLKLQQQYPDAPIAAHPECPPQIVDHADYVGSTSGILQFAKTTESDTLIVATEPHIIHQMELALPEKNFIGAPGADGNCNCNICPYMALNTMEKLYIALRDLEPRIEIEEGLRLKAKQSLDKMIEMAAGTIGKGDLGRV comes from the coding sequence ATGACCGCCCAACCGCGAGAGAATCTGACCGGCATGGACCTGCGCGAAGAGATCGAGAAGCTGCGCAAGGAGCGCAACGCCGTGATCCTCGCCCATTATTACCAGAAGCCCGAAATTCAGGACATCGCCGATTTCGTGGGCGACAGCCTCGAACTGTCGAAAAAGGCAGCGGCCACCGATGCCGAGGTGATCGCGTTCTGCGGCGTGAAGTTCATGGCGGACACGGCCAAGATCCTGAGCCCGGAAAAGATCGTCGTGCTGCCCGACCTCGACGCCGGGTGCAGTCTTGAGGACAGCTGCCCGCCGGACAAGTTCCGCGCATTCCGGGAGGCGCATCCCGACCATATCGCGCTGACCTACATCAATTGCTCGACCGAGGTGAAGGCGCTGTCCGACGTCATCGTCACCTCGTCCAGCGCGGAGACGATTCTTCAGCAGATCCCGGAAGACCAGAAGATCATCTTCGGCCCCGACCGCCATCTCGGCGGCTATCTCAATCGCAAGTTCGGGCGCGACATGCTGCTCTGGCCCGGCGTGTGCATCGTGCACGAGGCGTTCAGCGAAACCGAGCTCCTGAAATTGCAGCAGCAGTATCCCGACGCGCCCATCGCCGCGCATCCGGAATGCCCGCCGCAGATCGTCGACCACGCCGATTACGTCGGCTCGACCAGCGGCATCCTGCAATTTGCGAAAACGACCGAGAGCGACACGCTCATCGTCGCGACCGAGCCGCACATCATCCACCAGATGGAGCTCGCGCTGCCGGAGAAGAATTTCATCGGCGCGCCGGGGGCGGACGGCAATTGCAACTGCAACATATGCCCGTACATGGCGCTCAACACGATGGAGAAGCTCTATATCGCGCTGCGCGACCTCGAACCCCGGATCGAGATCGAGGAAGGCTTGCGGCTGAAGGCGAAGCAGAGCCTCGACAAGATGATCGAAATGGCGGCCGGCACCATCGGCAAGGGCGATCTGGGCCGGGTGTGA
- a CDS encoding MBL fold metallo-hydrolase, with amino-acid sequence MPAKTQPAPPIGTPQQLEQRVQRVLAGNPSAFTLHGTQTYIVGAGHDVAVIDPGPDDAAHIDALIAAIGDRTVTAICCTHTHRDHSPAAAPLAARTGARIVGCAALALESIGPRGDAPFDTGYAPDRVLNDGESISGDGWTLTAVATPGHTSNHLCFALEESGALFTGDHVMGWSTTVVIPPDGDMADYMASMELLHGREDRIYYPAHGAPVENTRQLVRGMIGHRRQRERQILKTLDKGARAIPALVDTMYVGLDSRLVGAAGQSVLAHLIDLERRGVVGRDGEEWALAG; translated from the coding sequence ATGCCCGCCAAGACACAGCCCGCCCCGCCCATCGGCACCCCGCAGCAGCTCGAGCAGCGGGTGCAGCGCGTGCTGGCCGGCAATCCCAGCGCGTTTACCCTGCACGGGACGCAGACCTATATCGTCGGCGCGGGCCATGATGTCGCGGTGATCGACCCCGGCCCCGACGATGCCGCGCATATCGACGCGCTGATCGCCGCCATCGGGGATCGCACAGTCACGGCCATCTGCTGTACCCACACCCATCGCGACCATTCGCCCGCCGCCGCGCCGCTTGCGGCCCGCACCGGGGCGAGAATCGTGGGCTGCGCTGCGCTCGCGCTCGAATCCATCGGGCCGCGCGGCGATGCGCCGTTCGATACAGGCTACGCGCCCGACCGCGTGCTCAATGATGGGGAGAGCATTTCGGGCGATGGCTGGACCCTGACGGCGGTGGCGACGCCGGGGCATACGTCGAATCACCTGTGCTTTGCATTGGAGGAAAGCGGCGCGCTGTTTACCGGCGATCACGTCATGGGCTGGTCCACCACCGTGGTCATCCCGCCCGATGGCGACATGGCGGATTACATGGCCAGCATGGAATTGCTGCATGGCCGCGAGGATCGCATCTACTACCCCGCCCATGGCGCGCCGGTCGAAAATACGCGGCAACTGGTGCGGGGCATGATCGGCCATCGCCGGCAACGCGAACGGCAGATCCTAAAAACGCTCGACAAGGGGGCGCGCGCCATCCCGGCGCTGGTCGACACGATGTATGTCGGGCTCGATTCGCGGCTGGTCGGGGCGGCGGGGCAATCGGTGCTGGCGCATCTGATCGACCTCGAACGAAGGGGCGTGGTGGGCCGCGATGGCGAAGAATGGGCGCTTGCCGGCTGA
- a CDS encoding HesA/MoeB/ThiF family protein encodes MLDGDERMERYARHIVLPEIGGVGQVRLAACHVVVVGAGGIGSPAIQYLAAAGVGRMTIVDSDVVDVSNLQRQTIFTPGDTGAGKAGRAADWVRRFDPAIAVTARDMRIDADNAGAIVAGADLVLDGCDNFATRLAVSDACVAARVPLSSAAIGRFQGQIANFAGHLGDQPCYRCYVGDAFDADDCDTCAEQGVLGAFAGMAGCFGAMHGLRVLLNGVSALGDPQFGRLHLLDGLGPGLRTIRIAPDPQCRACGGR; translated from the coding sequence ATGCTGGACGGCGACGAACGCATGGAGCGCTATGCCCGCCATATCGTCCTGCCCGAAATCGGCGGCGTGGGGCAGGTCCGGCTCGCCGCGTGCCACGTGGTGGTCGTGGGGGCGGGCGGTATCGGTTCGCCCGCGATTCAGTATCTCGCCGCCGCCGGGGTGGGCCGCATGACGATCGTGGACAGCGATGTCGTCGATGTGAGCAATCTGCAGCGGCAGACGATCTTCACCCCCGGCGATACCGGCGCGGGAAAGGCCGGGCGCGCCGCCGACTGGGTCCGCCGGTTCGATCCCGCCATCGCCGTGACGGCACGCGACATGCGAATCGATGCGGATAATGCCGGTGCGATCGTCGCAGGGGCCGATCTCGTGCTCGACGGGTGCGACAATTTCGCCACCCGCCTCGCCGTATCGGATGCCTGCGTCGCGGCGCGCGTCCCGCTGAGCAGTGCGGCGATCGGACGGTTCCAGGGGCAGATCGCCAATTTCGCCGGGCACCTTGGGGATCAGCCCTGCTATCGCTGCTATGTCGGCGATGCCTTCGATGCGGACGATTGCGACACCTGTGCGGAGCAGGGCGTGCTCGGCGCCTTTGCCGGGATGGCGGGATGCTTTGGCGCGATGCACGGGTTGCGCGTGTTGCTGAATGGAGTCTCCGCGCTGGGCGATCCGCAATTCGGACGGCTGCACTTGCTGGACGGGCTGGGGCCGGGCCTGCGCACGATCCGGATTGCGCCCGACCCGCAATGCCGGGCTTGCGGCGGGCGGTAA
- the rpsT gene encoding 30S ribosomal protein S20 has product MANTPQARKRIRRNERRAEVNGNRMARIRTFLKKVETAIESGDSNAAKTALHDAQPELARGVARGAIHKNTASRKMSRLSKRVAAL; this is encoded by the coding sequence ATGGCCAATACCCCCCAGGCGCGCAAGCGCATCCGTCGCAACGAGCGCCGCGCCGAAGTGAACGGCAACCGCATGGCGCGCATCCGCACCTTCCTGAAAAAGGTCGAGACCGCCATCGAATCGGGCGACAGCAACGCGGCCAAGACCGCCCTGCACGATGCGCAGCCCGAACTGGCGCGCGGCGTGGCGCGGGGTGCGATCCACAAGAACACCGCTTCGCGCAAGATGTCGCGCCTGTCGAAGCGCGTCGCCGCGCTCTGA
- the dnaA gene encoding chromosomal replication initiator protein DnaA gives MMRESDDTNDAGHGSAAPLSSSRIASGTADRRDGRGGGAVASNVSGAGASGAGDSAHSDEARRRAEDLQADWADICIGLKKDLGQQLYNQWIRPVELGPFCRETGTLDLYLPTEFSANWVTDRFADRLSLAWKIASSDVRNVRICVHPNRRKLPELRVGSAAAEPAAMADPAGALTDLGSAGLDPSLTFASFVTGEGNVLAYNAAQRMAAIETPQFSPLYLKAATGQGKTHLLHALGHQFAAARPGACIFYCSAERFMVEFVQALRHNQMMEFKSRLRGFDMLLVDDIQFIIGKASAQEELLYTIDALLAEGKRLAFAADRAPQALDGVEPRLLSRLSMGLVADIQPADIDLRRKILNHRLARFTASDVPADVIEFLARTISRNVRELVGGLNKLIAYAQLTGQPVSLQLAEEQLTDILSANRRRITIDEIQRTVCQFYRLDRSEMASKRRTRTVVRPRQVAMYLAKVLTPRSYPEIGRKFGGRDHSTVIHAVRLIEDLRTRDADMDGDVRSLLRQLES, from the coding sequence ATGATGCGCGAATCGGATGATACGAATGATGCAGGACATGGCAGTGCCGCGCCCCTTTCGTCCTCGCGCATCGCGAGCGGCACCGCGGATCGACGCGATGGGCGCGGCGGGGGCGCAGTGGCGTCCAATGTTTCGGGTGCCGGCGCTTCGGGGGCTGGCGATTCGGCGCACAGCGACGAGGCGCGCCGCCGCGCCGAGGATCTGCAGGCCGACTGGGCCGATATCTGCATCGGGCTGAAAAAGGATTTGGGGCAGCAGCTCTACAATCAATGGATTCGCCCGGTCGAACTCGGGCCGTTCTGCCGCGAGACGGGCACGCTCGACCTGTATCTGCCGACCGAATTTTCCGCCAACTGGGTCACGGACCGCTTTGCCGACCGGCTTTCGCTGGCGTGGAAGATCGCGAGCAGCGACGTGCGCAATGTCCGCATCTGCGTGCATCCGAACCGTCGCAAGCTGCCCGAATTGCGCGTCGGGTCCGCCGCTGCGGAACCGGCGGCGATGGCCGATCCCGCAGGCGCGCTGACCGATCTCGGCTCGGCCGGGCTGGACCCGTCGCTGACCTTTGCGAGCTTCGTCACGGGCGAGGGCAATGTGCTCGCCTATAACGCGGCGCAGCGCATGGCCGCGATCGAAACGCCGCAATTCTCGCCGCTCTATCTCAAGGCCGCGACCGGGCAGGGCAAGACGCATCTGCTCCATGCGCTGGGCCATCAGTTTGCCGCGGCGCGTCCGGGCGCGTGCATCTTCTACTGTTCCGCCGAACGCTTCATGGTCGAATTCGTGCAGGCGCTCCGCCATAATCAGATGATGGAGTTCAAGTCGCGGCTGCGCGGGTTCGACATGCTGCTGGTCGACGATATTCAGTTCATCATCGGCAAGGCCTCGGCGCAGGAGGAATTGCTCTACACCATCGATGCGCTGCTGGCGGAGGGCAAGCGCCTCGCCTTTGCCGCCGATCGCGCGCCGCAGGCGCTCGACGGGGTGGAGCCGCGGCTGCTGTCGCGCCTGTCGATGGGGCTGGTCGCGGATATTCAGCCCGCCGATATCGACCTGCGCCGCAAGATTCTCAATCACCGCCTCGCCCGCTTTACCGCGAGCGACGTGCCTGCCGACGTGATCGAATTCCTCGCTCGCACCATCAGCCGCAACGTGCGCGAGCTGGTCGGCGGTCTCAACAAGCTGATCGCCTATGCGCAACTGACGGGCCAGCCGGTCAGCCTGCAACTGGCCGAGGAACAGCTTACCGATATCCTGTCCGCCAATCGCCGCCGCATCACCATCGACGAGATTCAGCGCACGGTGTGCCAGTTCTACCGGCTCGACCGATCCGAAATGGCGTCGAAGCGCCGGACCCGCACGGTGGTCCGCCCGCGGCAGGTCGCGATGTATCTGGCCAAAGTGCTGACCCCGCGCAGCTATCCCGAAATTGGGCGCAAGTTCGGCGGGCGCGACCATTCGACCGTGATCCACGCCGTCCGCCTGATCGAGGATCTGCGCACCCGCGATGCCGACATGGACGGCGACGTGCGTAGTCTGCTGCGGCAACTGGAGAGCTGA
- the mutM gene encoding bifunctional DNA-formamidopyrimidine glycosylase/DNA-(apurinic or apyrimidinic site) lyase, with the protein MPELPEVETTVRGLSAFLDGETIARVRVNRPDLRRPFPDGLVQAMTGAQVTGLSRRAKYGLIHLSRPQVMVFHLGMSGRWRIDPEEMGRHDHLVLETGSGHVLALNDARRFGSVDLVDADGIDAFGPFAAMGPEPLGAELTPHYLREALSGRISPIKIMLLDQRIVAGLGNIYVCEALHRARIRPDKAAGAVSLAKLKLLVPAIRDVLNESIAAGGSSMRDYAKPDGELGYFATSWQVYGREGKPCHCGGTVQRFVQGGRSTFWCPKCQR; encoded by the coding sequence ATGCCAGAGCTTCCCGAAGTCGAAACCACCGTGCGCGGGCTGTCCGCCTTTCTCGATGGGGAAACCATCGCCCGCGTGCGCGTGAACCGGCCCGACCTGCGCCGACCGTTTCCCGACGGGCTGGTGCAGGCGATGACCGGGGCGCAGGTCACCGGCCTGTCGCGGCGGGCGAAATACGGGCTGATCCACCTTTCCCGCCCGCAGGTGATGGTGTTTCACCTGGGCATGAGCGGACGCTGGCGCATCGACCCCGAGGAAATGGGCAGGCACGACCATCTCGTGCTCGAAACCGGCAGCGGCCATGTGCTGGCATTGAACGATGCAAGGCGATTCGGATCGGTCGATCTGGTCGATGCCGATGGAATCGATGCGTTCGGCCCGTTCGCGGCGATGGGGCCGGAGCCTCTGGGGGCGGAGCTGACCCCGCACTATCTGCGCGAAGCGTTGTCGGGGCGGATTTCGCCGATCAAGATCATGCTGCTCGATCAGCGGATCGTGGCGGGGCTGGGCAATATCTACGTGTGCGAGGCGCTGCACCGTGCGCGCATCCGCCCGGACAAGGCGGCGGGCGCGGTGTCCCTGGCGAAGCTGAAGCTGCTGGTCCCGGCCATTCGCGACGTGCTGAACGAATCGATTGCGGCGGGCGGTTCCTCGATGCGGGATTATGCAAAGCCCGATGGTGAGCTGGGCTATTTCGCGACGTCGTGGCAGGTCTATGGCCGCGAGGGGAAACCATGCCATTGCGGGGGGACGGTGCAGCGTTTCGTGCAGGGCGGGCGCAGCACGTTCTGGTGTCCGAAGTGTCAGCGTTGA
- a CDS encoding class I SAM-dependent methyltransferase, giving the protein MTDSETVSFGYEQVAAHEKADRVGAVFTNVARKYDIMNDAMSGGMHRLWKDRFVRRVKPQPHERILDMAGGTGDIAFRMEARGADVTVSDINQDMLDVGLDRAVKRGIDSLVWSRQDAEDLSFEDKSFDAYTIAFGIRNVTHIDRALAEAHRVLKHGGRFFCLEFSTTEWAGFKDIYDAYSHRLVPEIGKRIAGDADSYRYLVESIRRFPTMPEFEGMIRDAGFAMTKVEPIMGGLVAIHSGWKI; this is encoded by the coding sequence ATGACAGACAGCGAGACAGTTTCCTTCGGCTACGAACAGGTCGCCGCGCACGAGAAGGCGGACCGCGTCGGCGCGGTGTTCACCAATGTGGCGCGCAAATACGACATCATGAACGATGCGATGTCGGGCGGCATGCACCGATTGTGGAAGGACCGCTTCGTCCGCAGGGTCAAGCCGCAGCCGCACGAGCGCATTCTCGACATGGCGGGCGGGACTGGCGACATCGCCTTTCGCATGGAGGCGCGCGGCGCCGACGTCACCGTGTCCGACATCAATCAGGACATGCTGGACGTGGGGCTCGACCGCGCGGTGAAACGCGGCATCGACAGCCTCGTCTGGTCGCGGCAGGACGCGGAGGATCTGAGCTTCGAGGACAAGAGCTTCGATGCCTATACCATCGCATTCGGCATCCGGAACGTCACCCATATCGACCGTGCTCTGGCCGAGGCGCACCGCGTCCTCAAACATGGCGGGCGGTTCTTCTGCCTCGAATTCTCGACCACCGAATGGGCCGGGTTCAAGGATATCTACGACGCCTATTCGCACCGGCTCGTGCCCGAAATCGGCAAGCGGATCGCGGGCGACGCGGACAGCTATCGCTATCTCGTCGAATCGATCCGCCGCTTTCCCACCATGCCCGAATTCGAGGGCATGATCCGCGATGCAGGGTTCGCCATGACGAAGGTGGAGCCGATCATGGGCGGGCTGGTCGCGATCCATTCGGGCTGGAAAATCTGA